The proteins below are encoded in one region of Pseudonocardia sp. DSM 110487:
- a CDS encoding YciI family protein, with protein MRVMVLIKANEQSEAGELPSQELLEQMTAYNEELVKAGVMLGGDGLHPSDKGVRVEFAGSERKVIDGPFAETKELLAGYWVWQVKSLEEAIEWVKRIPNPDGEHSVVEIRPVFEIDDFGDALTPELREKDEQLRARVEGS; from the coding sequence ATGCGAGTCATGGTGCTCATCAAGGCCAACGAGCAGAGCGAGGCCGGCGAGCTGCCGAGCCAGGAGCTGCTCGAGCAGATGACGGCCTACAACGAGGAACTGGTGAAGGCGGGGGTGATGCTCGGTGGGGATGGCCTGCACCCCAGTGACAAGGGCGTGCGCGTCGAATTCGCCGGCAGCGAGCGCAAGGTCATCGACGGGCCGTTCGCCGAGACGAAGGAGCTGCTCGCGGGCTACTGGGTCTGGCAGGTGAAGTCGCTCGAGGAGGCCATCGAGTGGGTCAAGCGGATCCCGAACCCGGACGGTGAGCACTCCGTGGTGGAGATCCGTCCCGTCTTCGAGATCGACGACTTCGGTGACGCGCTCACGCCGGAGCTGCGCGAGAAGGACGAGCAGCTGCGGGCCCGGGTCGAGGGCTCCTGA
- a CDS encoding RNA polymerase sigma factor, whose product MAEADVRRTIEAVWRIESARLIAGGARLVRDVGLAEDLAQEALVAALEEWPESGVPENPGAWLMATAKHRGIDRMRRADVHRRKIEEIGRLAEFHETGEPADDNPFDDDLLRLIFTACHPVLSTDGRVALTLRLLCGLTTREIARAYLASEPAVAQRIVRAKRTLSAARVPFEIPGRNELRDRLASVLEVIYLIFNEGYSATSGDSLIRPELMEEALRLGRILAELLPREAEVHGLIALMELQASRTRARISPSGDQVLLLDQDRSRWDWLLVGRGLAAIERAYATGGPIGPYTLQAGIAACHSRARVAADTDWDRIVALYDGLAQLMPSPVVELNRAVAIGMAFGPRAALEIVDTLREDPTLDGYHLLPTVRGDLLEKLGRTAEAGTEFERAALMTANTKQRAALLERAAACHT is encoded by the coding sequence ATGGCCGAGGCCGACGTCAGACGCACGATCGAGGCAGTGTGGCGGATCGAGTCCGCACGCCTGATCGCGGGCGGCGCCCGCCTGGTGCGTGACGTCGGCCTCGCCGAGGACCTCGCGCAGGAGGCGCTCGTCGCCGCGCTGGAGGAATGGCCGGAGTCGGGCGTCCCGGAGAACCCGGGCGCCTGGCTCATGGCCACGGCCAAGCACCGCGGCATCGACCGGATGCGCCGGGCCGACGTCCACCGGCGCAAGATCGAGGAGATCGGTCGGCTTGCCGAGTTCCACGAGACCGGAGAGCCCGCCGACGACAACCCGTTCGACGACGATCTCCTGCGGCTCATCTTCACCGCGTGCCACCCGGTGCTGTCCACCGACGGGCGGGTGGCGCTCACGCTCCGCCTGCTGTGCGGGCTGACGACCCGGGAGATCGCCCGGGCCTACCTGGCGTCGGAACCGGCCGTGGCACAGCGCATCGTGCGGGCGAAGCGGACGCTGTCCGCGGCGCGGGTGCCCTTCGAGATTCCCGGCCGGAACGAGTTGCGCGATCGACTGGCGTCAGTGCTCGAGGTCATCTACCTGATCTTCAACGAGGGCTACTCCGCCACGTCGGGCGACAGTCTGATCCGGCCCGAGCTCATGGAGGAGGCCCTGCGGCTCGGACGCATCCTCGCCGAGCTGCTCCCCCGGGAAGCAGAGGTCCACGGCCTCATCGCGCTGATGGAGCTGCAGGCGTCGCGCACGCGGGCGCGGATCTCGCCGTCGGGCGACCAGGTGCTGCTGCTCGACCAGGACCGCTCCCGCTGGGACTGGCTGCTCGTCGGACGCGGGCTCGCCGCGATCGAGCGTGCGTACGCGACCGGCGGCCCGATCGGGCCCTACACGCTGCAGGCCGGCATCGCCGCCTGCCACTCACGGGCCCGGGTGGCAGCGGACACCGACTGGGACCGGATCGTCGCCCTCTACGACGGGCTGGCCCAGCTCATGCCCTCGCCCGTGGTGGAGCTCAACAGGGCCGTGGCGATCGGGATGGCGTTCGGCCCGCGGGCCGCGCTCGAGATCGTGGACACGCTCCGGGAGGACCCCACGCTCGACGGCTACCACCTGCTGCCGACCGTGCGCGGTGACCTGCTGGAGAAGCTGGGCCGCACGGCCGAGGCCGGGACGGAGTTCGAGCGAGCAGCACTGATGACGGCGAATACGAAGCAACGCGCAGCGCTGCTGGAACGAGCGGCCGCCTGTCACACCTGA
- the gabP gene encoding GABA permease, with product MSTSGTELSAGLKHRHVTMISIAGVIGAGLFVGSANAIASAGPGVLLSFAFAGMLVVLVMRMLGEMAAAQPDSGSFSTYADRAIGRWAGFSVGWLYWWFWVLVIPVEATAAAKILNAWVPSLDQWAWALIVTALLTVTNLFNVANYGEFEFWFALLKVVAIVAFIGLGVLAVLGLLPSSETSGVSHLFDQGGFLPNGFGAVIAAVLVTMFSFMGTEIVTIAAAESPRPAEQIGRATRSVIWRISVFYLASIFLVVALVPWNSPRLPEAGTYQTALEMFGIPGAKAIVDIVVLVAVASCLNSALYTASRMIYSLGKRGDAPAAVMYTTAGGVPRVAVLASTVVGFFAVIANYAFPEDVFSALLATSGAIALLVYLVIAVSQLKMRSMLERAGVDMPVRMWAYPYVTWAVIVVIPAMLIYMATRESARFDLAMTALIAAAVVVVGIVVSRRHSVRKEDVQV from the coding sequence GTGTCCACCTCGGGAACCGAACTGAGTGCCGGCCTCAAGCACCGGCACGTCACCATGATCAGCATTGCCGGGGTGATCGGCGCCGGGTTGTTCGTCGGGTCGGCGAACGCCATCGCCAGCGCCGGTCCCGGTGTCCTGCTCTCGTTCGCCTTCGCCGGCATGCTCGTCGTACTCGTCATGCGCATGCTCGGCGAGATGGCCGCGGCGCAACCCGACTCGGGCTCCTTCTCCACCTATGCCGACCGGGCGATTGGCCGGTGGGCGGGCTTCAGCGTGGGCTGGCTCTACTGGTGGTTCTGGGTACTGGTGATCCCGGTCGAGGCCACGGCGGCGGCCAAGATCCTGAACGCCTGGGTGCCGAGCCTCGACCAGTGGGCGTGGGCGCTGATCGTCACGGCCCTGCTGACTGTCACCAACCTCTTCAACGTCGCCAACTACGGCGAGTTCGAGTTCTGGTTCGCGCTGCTCAAGGTCGTCGCGATCGTCGCGTTCATCGGGCTCGGCGTGCTTGCCGTGCTCGGCCTGCTCCCCAGCAGCGAGACCAGCGGCGTCTCCCACCTCTTCGACCAGGGTGGGTTCCTTCCGAACGGGTTCGGCGCGGTCATCGCCGCAGTTCTGGTCACGATGTTCAGCTTCATGGGCACCGAGATCGTGACGATCGCCGCGGCGGAGTCACCGCGGCCCGCCGAGCAGATCGGCCGTGCCACCCGCTCGGTCATCTGGCGGATCTCGGTCTTCTACCTCGCCTCGATCTTCCTCGTGGTCGCGCTGGTGCCGTGGAACAGCCCGCGGCTCCCCGAGGCAGGCACGTACCAGACAGCGCTGGAGATGTTCGGCATCCCTGGCGCGAAGGCGATCGTCGACATCGTCGTGCTCGTCGCCGTCGCCAGCTGCCTGAACTCGGCGCTCTACACGGCCTCCCGCATGATCTACTCGCTGGGCAAGCGGGGCGACGCTCCGGCCGCGGTGATGTACACGACCGCGGGTGGGGTGCCGCGGGTCGCGGTGCTCGCCTCCACGGTCGTCGGCTTCTTCGCGGTGATCGCGAACTACGCGTTCCCGGAGGACGTGTTCTCGGCGCTGCTCGCGACGTCGGGTGCGATCGCGCTGCTCGTCTACCTCGTGATCGCCGTCTCCCAGCTGAAGATGCGCAGCATGCTGGAGCGGGCAGGCGTCGACATGCCGGTGCGCATGTGGGCGTACCCGTACGTGACGTGGGCGGTCATCGTCGTCATCCCGGCGATGCTGATCTACATGGCAACCAGGGAGTCCGCCCGCTTCGACCTCGCGATGACGGCGCTGATCGCCGCGGCCGTCGTGGTGGTCGGGATCGTGGTATCCCGGCGGCACTCGGTCCGGAAGGAAGACGTTCAGGTGTGA
- a CDS encoding ATP-dependent Clp protease ATP-binding subunit: MFERFTDRARRVVVLAQEEARMLNHNYIGTEHILLGLIHEGEGVAAKALESLGIALEGVRQQVEEIIGQGQQAPSGHIPFTPRAKKVLELSLREALQLGHNYIGTEHILLGLIREGEGVAAQVLVKLGADLNRVRQQVLQLLSGYQGKEPAEGTSGGRGEGTPSSSLVLDQFGRNLTQSAREGKLDPVIGREKEIERVMQVLSRRTKNNPVLIGEPGVGKTAVVEGLAQGIVKGEVPETLKDKQLYTLDLGSLVAGSRYRGDFEERLKKVLKEIRTRGDIILFIDELHTLVGAGAAEGAIDAASILKPMLARGELQTIGATTLDEYRKYVEKDPALERRFQPIQVGEPSVTHTIEILKGLRDRYEAHHRVTITDPALVAAATLADRYISDRFLPDKAIDLIDEAGARMRIRRMTAPPDLREFDEKIAAVRRDKESAIDAQDFERAAHLRDQEKQLLGQKGEREKQWKSGDLDVVAEVDDEQIAEVLANWTGIPVFKLTEEETTRLLRMEDELHKRIIGQEEAVKSVSQAIRRTRAGLKDPKRPSGSFIFAGPSGVGKTELSKALANFLFGEDDALIQIDMGEFHDRYTASRLFGAPPGYVGYEEGGQLTEKVRRKPFSVVLFDEIEKAHQEVYNTLLQVLEDGRLTDGQGRTVDFKNTVIIFTSNLGTQDISKAVGLGFAQSNDERSNYERMKNKVEDELKKHFRPEFLNRIDDIIVFHQLTEEQIITMVDLMIGRVETQLAGKDMAIELTPTAKKLLARRGFDPVLGARPLRRTIQREIEDQLSEKILFGEVEPGQIVVVDVEGFDPDAPESRTADDKAKFVFRGEPKPVTVPDSPPVDMAKQGDE; the protein is encoded by the coding sequence ATGTTCGAGAGGTTCACCGACCGAGCGAGGCGGGTTGTCGTCCTGGCCCAAGAAGAGGCCAGGATGCTCAACCACAACTACATCGGCACCGAGCACATCCTCCTGGGCCTGATCCACGAGGGTGAGGGTGTGGCCGCGAAGGCCTTGGAGTCGTTGGGCATCGCGCTCGAGGGCGTCCGCCAGCAGGTCGAAGAGATCATCGGCCAGGGCCAGCAGGCGCCGAGCGGGCACATCCCCTTCACGCCGCGGGCCAAGAAGGTGCTGGAGCTCTCGCTGCGCGAGGCGCTGCAGCTCGGCCACAACTACATCGGCACCGAGCACATCCTGCTCGGCCTGATCCGCGAGGGCGAGGGCGTGGCCGCCCAGGTCCTCGTGAAGCTGGGTGCCGATCTCAACCGGGTCCGCCAGCAGGTCCTGCAGCTGCTGTCCGGCTACCAGGGCAAGGAGCCGGCCGAGGGCACGTCCGGTGGCCGCGGCGAGGGCACCCCCAGCTCGTCCCTCGTCCTCGACCAGTTCGGTCGCAACCTCACCCAGTCGGCCCGCGAGGGCAAGCTGGACCCGGTCATCGGCCGGGAGAAGGAGATCGAGCGGGTCATGCAGGTCCTCTCGAGGAGGACCAAGAACAACCCGGTGCTGATCGGAGAGCCAGGCGTCGGCAAGACCGCCGTCGTCGAAGGGCTGGCCCAGGGCATCGTCAAGGGCGAGGTCCCCGAGACGCTCAAGGACAAGCAGCTCTACACGCTCGACCTCGGCTCACTGGTCGCGGGATCCCGCTACCGCGGTGACTTCGAGGAGCGCCTGAAGAAGGTGCTCAAGGAGATCCGCACCCGCGGCGACATCATCCTGTTCATCGACGAGCTGCACACGCTGGTCGGCGCCGGTGCCGCCGAAGGTGCCATCGACGCCGCGTCGATCCTCAAGCCGATGCTGGCCCGTGGCGAGCTGCAGACGATCGGCGCCACCACGCTCGACGAGTACCGCAAGTACGTCGAGAAGGACCCGGCCCTGGAGCGTCGCTTCCAGCCGATCCAGGTGGGCGAGCCGAGTGTCACGCACACCATCGAGATCCTGAAGGGTCTGCGCGACCGGTACGAGGCGCACCACCGCGTCACGATCACCGACCCGGCGCTCGTGGCCGCGGCCACGCTCGCCGACCGCTACATCTCCGACCGCTTCCTGCCGGACAAGGCGATCGACCTGATCGACGAGGCAGGCGCCCGGATGCGCATCCGCCGGATGACCGCGCCGCCGGACCTGCGCGAGTTCGACGAGAAGATCGCGGCCGTGCGTCGCGACAAGGAGTCGGCGATCGACGCGCAGGACTTCGAGCGGGCCGCGCACCTGCGCGACCAGGAGAAGCAGCTGCTCGGCCAGAAGGGCGAGCGGGAGAAGCAGTGGAAGTCCGGTGACCTGGACGTCGTCGCGGAGGTCGACGACGAGCAGATCGCCGAGGTGCTCGCCAACTGGACCGGTATCCCGGTGTTCAAGCTCACCGAGGAGGAGACCACGCGTCTGCTCCGCATGGAGGACGAGCTGCACAAGCGGATCATCGGCCAGGAGGAGGCCGTCAAGTCGGTGTCGCAGGCCATCCGCCGCACGCGTGCCGGCCTGAAGGACCCGAAGCGCCCGTCCGGCTCGTTCATCTTCGCCGGCCCGTCCGGTGTCGGTAAGACCGAGCTGTCCAAGGCGCTGGCCAACTTCCTGTTCGGCGAGGACGACGCGCTCATCCAGATCGACATGGGCGAGTTCCACGACCGCTACACCGCCTCGCGGCTCTTCGGTGCCCCTCCCGGGTACGTGGGCTACGAGGAGGGCGGCCAGCTCACCGAGAAGGTGCGGCGCAAGCCGTTCTCGGTGGTGCTGTTCGACGAGATCGAGAAGGCGCACCAGGAGGTCTACAACACCCTCCTGCAGGTGCTGGAGGACGGCCGCCTGACCGACGGTCAGGGCCGCACGGTGGACTTCAAGAACACTGTGATCATCTTCACCTCGAACCTCGGCACGCAGGACATCTCCAAGGCGGTCGGGCTCGGGTTCGCCCAGAGCAACGACGAGCGGTCCAACTACGAGCGGATGAAGAACAAGGTCGAGGACGAGCTCAAGAAGCACTTCCGGCCGGAGTTCCTCAACCGCATCGACGACATCATCGTGTTCCACCAGCTCACCGAAGAGCAGATCATCACGATGGTCGACCTCATGATCGGCCGTGTGGAGACGCAGCTGGCGGGCAAGGACATGGCGATCGAGCTCACGCCGACCGCCAAGAAGCTGCTCGCCCGCCGCGGGTTCGACCCGGTGCTGGGGGCGCGGCCACTGCGCCGCACCATCCAGCGCGAGATCGAGGACCAGCTGTCGGAGAAGATCCTCTTCGGCGAGGTGGAGCCCGGCCAGATCGTGGTCGTCGACGTCGAGGGCTTCGACCCGGACGCCCCCGAGAGCCGCACCGCCGACGACAAGGCCAAGTTCGTCTTCCGTGGCGAGCCGAAGCCGGTCACGGTGCCGGACTCCCCGCCGGTCGACATGGCCAAGCAGGGCGACGAGTAA
- a CDS encoding siderophore-interacting protein translates to MTTLEVRRTERLTPHMIRVVAGGDELSAFPETPHTDRYVKILFPRTGVRYPEPFDMDVIRAELPREQWPVTRTYTVRALDHAAGELTIDFVHHGDAGLAGPWAASARPGDVLRLAGPGGAYAPDPDADWHLMVGDESALPAIAAACERVPAGVPVVAVLEVADAAEEQKLGCPGALQATWLHRRAGEPDQLLDAVRALEFAPGRVHAFVHGEAGIVRGVRRHLVDERAVPRELLSVSGYWRRGVDEDGWQAEKAAERSAAPGR, encoded by the coding sequence ATGACCACTCTCGAGGTGCGCCGCACCGAGCGGCTCACCCCGCACATGATCCGCGTCGTCGCGGGAGGGGACGAGCTGTCGGCGTTCCCCGAGACGCCCCACACGGACCGCTACGTCAAGATCCTCTTCCCGCGCACCGGCGTCCGGTACCCGGAACCGTTCGACATGGATGTCATCCGGGCCGAGCTGCCCCGCGAGCAATGGCCCGTGACGCGCACCTACACGGTGCGGGCGCTGGACCACGCGGCGGGCGAGCTGACGATCGACTTCGTCCACCACGGCGACGCCGGGCTCGCCGGGCCGTGGGCCGCGTCGGCTCGTCCTGGCGACGTGCTGCGGCTGGCCGGACCGGGCGGCGCGTATGCGCCGGACCCGGACGCCGACTGGCACCTCATGGTCGGCGACGAGAGCGCGTTGCCCGCGATCGCGGCCGCGTGCGAGCGGGTGCCGGCCGGCGTGCCGGTGGTGGCCGTGCTCGAGGTCGCCGACGCGGCGGAGGAGCAGAAGCTCGGCTGTCCCGGTGCGTTGCAGGCCACCTGGCTGCACCGCCGTGCTGGCGAGCCGGACCAGCTGCTGGACGCGGTGCGGGCGCTGGAGTTCGCGCCAGGGCGCGTCCACGCGTTCGTGCACGGCGAGGCGGGCATCGTGCGCGGGGTGCGCAGGCATCTCGTCGACGAGCGCGCCGTGCCGCGCGAGCTGCTGTCGGTGTCCGGCTACTGGCGACGCGGCGTCGACGAGGACGGCTGGCAGGCCGAGAAGGCGGCGGAGCGGTCGGCGGCTCCCGGTCGCTGA
- a CDS encoding Lsr2 family protein produces MAQIREVRLIDDLDGEAADETIEFGIDGKNYEIDLSNANAGKLRDALASFVAAARRSGGRRARSGGAGTGPARRPSIDREQNQAIREWARKRGMKVSDRGRIPAEVLEAYHKEN; encoded by the coding sequence ATGGCGCAGATCCGTGAGGTTCGACTGATCGACGACCTGGACGGAGAGGCGGCCGACGAGACGATCGAGTTCGGTATCGACGGCAAGAACTACGAGATCGACCTGTCGAACGCGAATGCGGGCAAGCTGCGCGACGCGCTGGCGTCGTTCGTTGCGGCGGCCCGCCGATCGGGTGGTCGGCGGGCCCGCTCGGGTGGTGCGGGCACGGGCCCGGCGCGGCGGCCCTCCATCGACCGGGAGCAGAATCAGGCGATCCGGGAATGGGCGCGGAAGCGGGGCATGAAGGTCTCCGACCGCGGGCGTATCCCGGCCGAGGTGCTCGAGGCATATCACAAGGAGAACTGA
- the lysS gene encoding lysine--tRNA ligase translates to MRVRRAKRAALLEQNRDPYPVAVERTHTLREVRAAHPDLPPDTATGDIVAVTGRVMFLRNTGKLCFATLREGDGTELQVMLSFALLGEEELARWKAQVDLGDHVQVHGEVITSRRGELSVMADSWQLAAKALRPLPGLHRELSEETRVRQRYVDLIVRPQARETVLRRATVVRTLRSVLHERSFLEVETPMLQLQHGGATARPFVTHSNALDTDLYLRIAPELFLKRCVVGGIERVFEINRNFRNEGVDSTHSPEFAMLEAYQAYATYDDMAELTRELVLASARAVFGSTVVRHVDGTEHDLGGEWRSITLHEAVSQAVGQDVTPDTSVEELHKLAIAHDVEVDGSDTAGRIVLELFEKLVEHTLREPTFVRDYPIEVRPLTRRHRTDPRLSEAWDLVVFGTELATAYSELVDPVDQRERLTAQALKAAAGDPEAMQLDEDFLRAMEYGLPPTGGMGMGIDRLLMTLTGLGIRETILYPLVRSE, encoded by the coding sequence ATGCGGGTGCGCCGGGCCAAGCGGGCGGCTCTGCTCGAGCAGAACCGCGACCCGTACCCCGTCGCGGTCGAGCGCACCCACACCCTGCGTGAAGTGCGTGCCGCCCATCCCGACCTCCCACCGGACACCGCCACGGGCGACATCGTCGCCGTCACCGGGCGCGTGATGTTCCTGCGCAACACCGGCAAGCTGTGCTTCGCCACCCTCCGCGAGGGCGACGGCACCGAGTTGCAGGTGATGCTGTCATTCGCGCTGCTCGGTGAGGAGGAGCTCGCGCGCTGGAAGGCGCAGGTCGATCTCGGTGACCACGTGCAGGTGCACGGCGAAGTGATCACCTCGCGGCGCGGCGAGCTGTCGGTGATGGCCGACAGCTGGCAACTGGCCGCGAAGGCGCTCCGGCCACTTCCCGGCCTGCACCGGGAGCTGTCGGAGGAAACGCGCGTCAGGCAGCGTTACGTCGACCTGATCGTCCGGCCTCAGGCGCGGGAGACGGTGCTTCGGCGCGCCACGGTAGTGCGGACCCTGCGGTCGGTGCTGCACGAGCGGTCGTTCCTGGAGGTCGAGACGCCGATGCTGCAGCTGCAGCACGGCGGGGCGACGGCGCGTCCGTTCGTCACGCACTCCAACGCCCTGGACACGGATCTGTACCTGCGGATCGCCCCGGAACTGTTCCTCAAGCGGTGTGTGGTCGGTGGTATCGAGCGCGTCTTCGAGATCAATAGGAACTTCCGAAACGAGGGTGTCGACTCGACGCACTCACCGGAGTTCGCGATGCTGGAGGCGTACCAGGCCTACGCCACGTACGACGACATGGCCGAGCTCACCCGTGAGTTGGTGCTCGCCTCGGCGCGCGCGGTGTTCGGTTCGACCGTTGTGCGCCACGTCGACGGCACTGAACACGACCTTGGTGGAGAGTGGCGTTCGATCACACTCCACGAGGCCGTCTCGCAAGCCGTGGGACAGGACGTGACACCAGACACCTCAGTGGAGGAGCTGCACAAGCTCGCGATCGCTCACGATGTGGAAGTCGACGGTTCGGACACGGCGGGCCGGATCGTACTGGAACTGTTCGAGAAGCTCGTGGAGCACACGCTGCGGGAGCCGACGTTCGTCCGCGACTACCCGATCGAGGTGCGGCCGCTCACCAGGCGGCACCGCACTGATCCACGGCTGTCCGAAGCATGGGATCTCGTCGTCTTCGGCACCGAGTTGGCCACCGCGTACTCCGAGCTCGTCGACCCCGTCGACCAGCGGGAGCGGCTCACCGCGCAGGCTCTGAAGGCCGCGGCGGGTGATCCCGAGGCGATGCAGCTGGACGAGGACTTCCTGCGCGCCATGGAGTATGGATTGCCGCCCACCGGAGGCATGGGAATGGGCATCGACCGGCTGCTCATGACGCTCACCGGGCTCGGAATCCGTGAAACCATTCTGTACCCGCTCGTGCGTTCTGAGTAA
- a CDS encoding class I SAM-dependent methyltransferase, producing MTTSSRARSFGAAAAAYAEHRPGYPAAAVDWALEPVADGPLRLLDLAAGTGKLTEGLLSRGAVTAVEPDPAMLSELRARFPTVEALEGNAEAIPLPDASIDAVLVGQAWHWFDADRAFAELARVLRPGGVLAVLWNDDARVNWTRGMYEAARWDSAGASPADGEPSLPAHPAFAPGGFAQIANPIRTTVDGLIASLRTRSFALTRDPAEREAIFDRIRAYLAARPETASGEFTLPLVTDVVRVVRR from the coding sequence GTGACCACCTCCTCGCGGGCCCGCTCATTCGGCGCGGCGGCTGCCGCATACGCAGAACATCGACCCGGCTACCCGGCCGCCGCCGTCGACTGGGCACTCGAGCCCGTCGCGGACGGCCCGCTCCGCCTGCTCGACCTCGCCGCAGGCACCGGCAAGCTCACCGAAGGGCTGCTGTCACGAGGGGCGGTCACCGCCGTCGAACCCGACCCCGCGATGCTCTCCGAGCTGCGGGCCCGCTTCCCCACCGTCGAGGCGCTCGAGGGCAACGCCGAGGCGATCCCGCTGCCGGACGCGTCCATCGACGCGGTGCTCGTCGGGCAGGCGTGGCACTGGTTCGACGCCGACCGGGCCTTCGCGGAGCTGGCAAGGGTGCTGCGGCCGGGTGGGGTGCTCGCGGTGCTGTGGAACGACGACGCGCGCGTGAACTGGACACGCGGCATGTACGAGGCCGCGAGGTGGGATTCGGCGGGCGCGTCGCCGGCCGACGGCGAACCGTCGCTGCCCGCCCACCCGGCGTTCGCGCCCGGCGGGTTCGCACAGATCGCCAACCCGATCCGCACCACCGTCGACGGGCTGATCGCCTCGCTGCGGACGCGATCGTTCGCGCTCACGAGGGATCCGGCCGAGCGGGAGGCGATCTTCGACCGCATCCGCGCATACCTCGCCGCTCGCCCGGAGACGGCCTCCGGCGAGTTCACCCTCCCACTGGTCACGGACGTGGTGCGGGTGGTGCGGCGTTAG
- a CDS encoding type III pantothenate kinase, which yields MLLCVDVGNTQIALGLYADEAGSADEVDPPLVRDWRMRTDPRMTSDELDVAFAGLLGPYAGQVTGIAALSTVPTLLRELRLLIDRRDVPAVVVGPGVRTGVPLLVDNPREVGADRVMNTLAAHRLYGTACVVVDFGTSTNIDVVSAKGEFLGGALAPGIEISMEALATRAAALRTVELVRPRSVIGKNTVECLQSGVLFGFAGQVDGLVRRIVAELGPKAGPVTVLGTGGLAPLMAGESETITEYVPDLTLLGLRLTYQRNAAATASRTATPAAG from the coding sequence GTGCTGCTCTGCGTCGACGTCGGGAACACGCAGATCGCGCTCGGCCTCTACGCGGACGAAGCGGGTTCCGCCGACGAGGTCGACCCGCCGCTGGTGCGGGACTGGCGGATGCGCACCGACCCGCGGATGACCTCCGACGAGCTGGACGTCGCGTTCGCGGGCCTCCTCGGCCCGTACGCCGGGCAGGTCACCGGGATCGCGGCGCTCTCGACCGTGCCCACCCTCCTGCGGGAGCTGCGCCTGCTCATCGACCGCAGGGACGTGCCCGCGGTCGTCGTCGGGCCCGGCGTCCGGACCGGGGTGCCGCTGCTCGTCGACAACCCTCGGGAGGTGGGCGCCGACCGAGTGATGAACACCCTCGCCGCGCACCGGCTCTACGGCACGGCGTGCGTCGTGGTCGATTTCGGGACGTCCACCAACATCGACGTCGTCTCCGCGAAGGGTGAGTTCCTCGGGGGCGCGCTCGCCCCGGGGATCGAGATCTCGATGGAGGCGCTGGCCACGCGCGCCGCGGCGCTCCGCACCGTCGAGCTGGTCCGGCCGCGGTCGGTGATCGGCAAGAACACCGTGGAGTGCCTGCAGTCCGGTGTGCTCTTCGGTTTCGCCGGGCAGGTGGACGGGCTCGTGCGGCGCATCGTCGCCGAGCTCGGCCCGAAGGCGGGCCCGGTGACCGTGCTCGGCACCGGCGGCCTCGCCCCGCTCATGGCCGGGGAGTCGGAGACGATCACGGAGTACGTGCCCGACCTGACCCTGTTGGGCCTGCGCCTGACCTACCAGCGCAACGCCGCGGCCACCGCGAGCCGAACGGCCACGCCCGCGGCAGGCTGA
- the panC gene encoding pantoate--beta-alanine ligase — MTTARTLGGYASGAVTVHRSPREIAPVTRALRGAGRKIALVPTMGALHEGHRELIRHARRAPGAVVPVVSIFVNPLQFGPGEDLERYPRPLEADLDACREEGAELVFLPGVPDMYPEGAATTVTPGPAGERLEGAVRPGHFAGVLTVVAKLFHIVGPDLAFFGEKDYQQLVLVKKMVLDLDFPLSVVGVPTVREPDGLALSSRNAYLSAEDRRRAPVLQRALAAGAAVSARGPEAVLDAARAVLAEEPALQVDYLELTDPDLGPDPRTGRARLLVAARLGGTRLIDNVPIRL; from the coding sequence ATGACGACCGCACGCACCCTCGGCGGCTACGCGTCCGGCGCTGTGACAGTGCACCGCTCGCCGCGCGAGATCGCGCCGGTCACGCGGGCACTGCGCGGCGCCGGTCGCAAGATCGCGCTCGTGCCGACGATGGGCGCCCTGCACGAGGGGCACCGCGAGCTGATCCGGCACGCCCGCCGTGCGCCCGGTGCCGTCGTGCCGGTCGTGTCGATCTTCGTGAACCCGCTGCAGTTCGGCCCCGGTGAGGACCTGGAGCGCTACCCCCGGCCCCTCGAAGCCGACCTGGACGCCTGCCGGGAGGAGGGCGCGGAACTGGTGTTCCTGCCCGGCGTGCCGGACATGTACCCGGAGGGTGCAGCCACCACCGTCACGCCGGGTCCCGCGGGCGAGCGCCTCGAGGGCGCCGTGCGGCCGGGACACTTCGCCGGCGTCCTCACGGTGGTGGCGAAGCTCTTCCACATCGTGGGCCCCGACCTCGCGTTCTTCGGGGAGAAGGACTACCAGCAGCTGGTACTCGTCAAGAAGATGGTGCTGGACCTCGACTTCCCGCTGTCGGTGGTCGGGGTCCCGACCGTGCGCGAACCGGACGGGCTCGCGCTCTCCTCCCGCAACGCCTACCTGTCCGCCGAGGACCGGCGCCGCGCGCCCGTGCTGCAACGGGCACTGGCCGCCGGGGCCGCCGTGTCGGCCCGCGGGCCCGAGGCCGTGCTGGACGCCGCGCGGGCCGTGCTCGCCGAGGAGCCCGCGCTGCAGGTCGACTACCTGGAGCTCACCGACCCTGACCTCGGTCCGGACCCGCGGACGGGCCGCGCGCGGCTGCTCGTCGCCGCGCGGCTGGGCGGCACCCGCTTGATCGACAACGTTCCCATCCGGCTGTAG